The stretch of DNA tcactgcaagagggaggggaagttattttgattaaagattacgagaGCACATGAATTTAACAAATAATGATATGCATGAATAAATCAGTCATAATAAATTCTGCAGTATTATATCAATATATAagatataaaagaaaaaaaataagattttgatttcatggtgactttaaggaACAGTAATTCAAGACACAGTTTTCAGTCCTGCAGTACCAGTGTAGTATTTAGGACAGAGATTTACTGAACTTTTAGGGTGTTGTCTTGCTTCTCtctaacttttattttttgagtgtgtgtctgAGACTGAGTAAACACAATGTGTGTGGGAACACCCACAGAAGCTAAACGCTTATCAGGAAAGAGGCTCTTCAGGATCAGGAATGAGGAAGCTGCTTTACAGACATGCCTGTTTTACACACGACACTCAAACACAGAACCAGGAAACTGGAATCACATGACTTCAGAGAAACTGAAACTGAAGTGTAGTTGagctgttgtgtgtttgtgtctctgtATTCATGCAGTAAAATGGCAGAAGCCAGAATTTCTCAGGATGAGTTTATGTGTCCAGTGTGTCTGGATCTCCTGAAGGATCCAGTGGCCATTCCCtgtggacacagttactgtaAGATCTGTATTACAGGCTGCTGGGATCAGGAGGATCAGACGGGAGTCTACAGCTGCCCTCAGTGCAGACAGACCTTCAGTCCAAGACCTGCTTTAGCTAAAAACACCATTCTGGCTGAAATGGTGGAGAAACTGAAGAAGATTAAACTTCCTGCTGACTGTTACTCTGAAGAAGTGCAGTGTGATGTCTGTATTGGAAGAAAACACAAAGCCGTCAAGTCCTGTCTGGTGTGTCTGAACTCTTACTGTCAGAATCACCTTGAACAACATGAGACCTTCTTTAAAGGAAAGAGACACAATCTGACTGAAGCCACTGGACGACTGCAGGAGATGATCTGCCCGAAACATGACAAGATCCTTGAGGTTTTCTGCTGCACTGATCAGAAGTGTATATGTGTGCTGTGTATGATGGATGAACATAAAAACCACGACACTGTATCAGCTGCAGCacagaggacagagaaacaggTATGAACTTAAAGGGTCCCATTATGATCATTTACAGGTTCATAATTTAATGTCTGTTTTAATGGAGACAATGGAGGTGGTAAATGCCTTTAGAGTGACTTTGTAACTTTACAGAGATTTTTCATGCACAAACAGtcacacactaaagaaagatgaacatgggaaaaaaagcataatagaccagcagttcaccccaaaaatgaacattcattATTTAGGAATACTATGTTATTCCGAAACTGGTATTACTTTCTTTTCTCTGAGGACCATAAAAGAAGGTATTTTAGGGAATGTCTCTGTCCGTATATTAAAAATCAGTAGGGTCCAAAAGTTTCAATCTTCAAAAAGAACATTAAGGTAGCTTCACAAGTTCGCCTGCCCATTCAGTCTGAATGGTAAATGGAGCTTCAAGTTAAACCCCCCTATAACAGTACTGCGTAGAGGGAGAATAAGAGAAATAGAGGAGGAGATGGGGAGGACGAGGGATGCTGGAAGAATTGTCGCTGGGATGACGTAATGACTGCTGCTTATATACGTTTGTAATGTTGATTGACAGGACTGAATGTTTAGGCTCCTCCCGAACATATGTTTGGaactacatataaaataaatccaTACAACTCTAAGGGGGGTAatctaaaggcctgttcacaccgggacgaatatcgcgcGATTTTCGCCGACGTTTAATGCCTCGTGACTAAACAACGggcgccaatgtgagtgtgcacaccgacGCGAAAAACGTGAGGCGTAAAagcatcatttttaaaaaaacgccTCGGGTtcgtttttttggtttgacacGCCGCGTTAAAAAATGGCCGACCAATGAGATTGGCGCTTTTGTTCACGagcctggagctgctgaagttacagtaaaacaccaCTTGGTGGCActcaagcacaaaacggtcttgccgagcacacaagacgacgaagagaaagtagacgaggaagaaccctacaaactatccctgcatgtcaaacagctccctagcttcctagtgtatcagtataccatgtaaatgaatgtggccgactccctgatcagtgccctgactagtgaactagagagctgattgagacgcacgctatgggtgctctgccagttcttggccacaccaatagatgtgtattatttctgtatttttactttttttttcttttacattcaagaaatatagttgagaatgtctgtttcataaatatgtttatttacactaccgttcacttgcactactgtcattgtgacttatttgcactaccgtttctgactatatatatatatatatatatatatataatatatatatacatacatacatatatatataaaatggcatatgccattttataggcctatatgcatttttttttatcttctttaactttattaatatcatatgtttatttgcactaccgttaagcacaagcgccacatactgtcagggagtgaatttgcactTTCACTCGGCGCATCGCCGGTGAAAATCGCTtgggtgtgaacacaaaaaacgtcTCGAAAAACGCTGACGATAAACGcgtgcgatattcgtcccggtgtgtacaggccttaagGCTTCATCTGAAATCCCTACTATAGAGCACCTCAAAAACATGTATGTGACACaagaagtatgtctgaattcacagtactcatacaAGAGTGGGCAAAAAGTTcagagattctgaagtgtcgttcccatgaggccacagaaGCAACACAACTGATGCTGTTAgatcacatgataatgacaaaaTGGTGAATGTAGTATGTctagattacattcatactatattgaacatacttttttagcagtcacaaaataattacaatttaaaataattacctactcaagagagtgTGCAATTTTGGAAGCATAAAGAAGAATTGTTGGCATGTTTAGTCATGTGACATGCATGAGCCAATGGGGTTTGATGTTGTTTCTGGTCACCATATTTGATTTGGGTTCTAGAAACAGAGACATTATTCAGAATATTATACAAGAGAAAATTACAcaagtttggaaagacatgaggatgagtaaaacaatgaaagaatttacatttctgggtgaactatccctataaaACTAGACATTGATGAAATAATGCTGACACTTATGACTGAACCTATAACCTTATCATGCAAGATCTTTAACCGCTCAATCTCAGCACTTCACTGATACTGGATTCATATCTGTTTACTTGATTTATGTGATGTTTCTCCTGTGATTGGTTTGTCCTTTAGCACCAGCTGAAGGAGACGCAGAGGTGGTTCCAGCAGAGGatccagcagagagagaaagatcttCAGCAGCTGAGAGAGGCTGTGGAGTCTCATAAGGTGAGTCTGGAGAAGAAGAGAAGTTTGAGAAGTCTCAGTCAGGACTCACTGAAGCCACTGTGTGATTGTGATGTGTGTCCTAACAGCGCTCTGCACAGACAGCAGTGGAGGACAGTGAGAGGATCTTCACTGAGCTCATCCGCTCCATTGAGAGAAGCCACTCTGAGGCCACACAGCggatcagagatcaggaaaagactgcagtgagtcgagctgaaggacgactggagcgactggagcaggagatcaatgatctgaggaggagagacgctgagctggagcagctttcacacacacaggatcACATCCATTTCCTGCAGGTAACAGAGATCTAGAAGAACAGGATCATAGTGGACTTGAGCAAGAGACTCACAGAGAAACATTTCATGAGAGCAGAATGAGCCGTTGACTGAAGTGTTGATCTGTGTGTTCGGTTATTATATAATCATCAGTCAGACTCTCATCTGATCTTCTTCTTTTGAAAGAGACGCACTTACAAATGCAGTTCAGCTCTGGAAATCTCTTAGGAAACATTTTTCTGAAAGATATATTGAGCTTCCAGACAACAACAGCtcaaaatttaattaatatttactaTTTTAGTTGAAGTTTCCACGAGCTAGATTTTTTTTACCCATCATCtatttacttatatttttacattctcTGACTTATAATTACACATTTTGGTTAATGTTTACCAAAATCATATAATCTTCAGTCCTGCTGAAACCTTGTATATTAATTTTCAGTAACACATTAATGAATTTGAAAGTGAAGTCCTCAAACAGGAAGTGAGGCCAAAAAACATTAGGATCGTGTCCTAAGAGTCCTTGTGAATTTCAGAGCCACTAACTGctcaaaaattataaataatggtCAATCTACTCGTTGACTTTGAACTGCTTTTCCTGATCAAATCTACTCAACCCTGTCATGTGACTCCATTGATGCTCTTGATCTGTTACATTTATGTTATTGTCAGATGTTTGATCATCAAGTGTTTTCCTAGAAAGTTCACATATAGTGTAAGTGTCAAACACTAGATCTTACAGCTCTAACATGATATAATGAATATGAGAAGAATGAATCTGATGCTGTGAAAGTGCTGGATTGAGGAGAGTTACTAAAGATCAACAAGAGCTGCTCAAATCTGACAGTAGTGCAGGTTATTGGCTGAAGTGTGGAGGTGATGTActttgatttctgttttctgtagagTTTCCAGTCTCTCTCAGCTCCTCCTGAATCCACAGATGTAAATGATGATcccttcagttctctctcctctttTGATGTTGTGAGAGAATCTGTCCTTCAGCTGAGAGACAAACTGGAGGATTTCTGCAAAGAGGAGCTGAAGAAGATCTCTGACAGAGGTAAAGTCCTGGAGATTCATCTGCTCTCAGAAATGATCCTCCATCATCTCATATCATGTAGAAGATCATATTAGAAATGTCTTAGGAACGGATGCAGGGATCATTTTCTCTTGACATGATAATCACACTCTTCATGTCTCTTGATTTCCACAGTCACTTTCACCAACATTGTTCCCAGAACCAGGAACGACTTCCTACAATGTAAGTCACTAagaaacaagcaaaaaaacTCAAAGTGTGGTCATGTTCTTCGTGCAGAGAGTGTGGGGGGGTCGATGGAAGCAATATCTTCAATAGGGGGGTGTTGAGGTGTTCTTAGGTGGCATTTGTATATGCCAAATATTTACAAGATGAAACTTGTAATTACTTGCAAAAGAAAATGATCTGCAACATTATAACAACATTCTACTCAACGTGAACGCTTCAAATGCATTTGCATATtactataatttttattttattgcacattttcCACATTTACAAAGAGCATAACTATAAGCCCTACTTGGCCGGTAATTGTTTCTCAGGGGGACACAAGGTATGTTCACCATTTACAGGGGGTAGTCTGTGATTTTATTGCCATCCGAATCCAGaatgtctgtgtttttctcCGACCATCCGCATAAAAATCCCCAGCTGAAATAACTACTATTTTTTGACAAATGCCAAGGTCGTGTGGTAATTTAATTGATGTCTGAATCCACATCTCTGATTTATTCTGGCAGTAACAGGTGTGCGTTAGCCAACCTTTTAAAATATGTAGcctattatattacattaaaaatataaaccaAGCAGCTTCAACTTATTTCCACTAGATTCcccatttttaaaatgacaatttGAGATAAAATGCAAGACAAAACCAATTTAACTATTTAGTTTGTTTGTCTTAGTGCTTTTAAACAGGAgatttaaataatcaaataataaatatattactacattaaatattaattaattctaaTTATTCCAAGCATGTTCCATTTTATTCACAGCAGACATTCATGCAACCGACCATGTGAGCAGCACGAGCTGTCGCAAAACTTGCTCCTCCACCGTGAATATCTGAATGCATGAGTTTGATGCAAATTTATTAATCGTGACTTTAACAAAGATGTGAATCAGGACAACACTGCAGGTGATTTaacatattcttcaaaaacagGATATCTTCTAAAACTAATgaataaatatgattatttttcaCTGAAAGCCAATTAAAAACATCCAAGATTTAGAGGGAAAATCAcagtagagaaaaaaaaaaaaaaaaaaaaaaacttttcaagaGTTTCAGGAAAGAACAAACTGAAACCTCCTCTGGAAAATTACAACTATGATTTTATCCCAAACAGGATTTTATCTCTTTAAAGAAAGCTAAAGTCTACAACACTGAAAATCACCAACAGTAGACCTACAAtgcttaaaaaatgtataaatcaaATTATTACACTTACTGTTGAATCAATTTAATGGACtcttgctgaattaaagtatcagtttcttttaaaaaaagaatcatACTGACCCTAAACATTTGAAAGGTGTAAATATAATTggcttttaaattataataaacacaGATGTAGCGATTTCGTAcagttattaattaatttatgagttggatatatgaatataataaagctttatgatttattattatgcCTATATcgacccaagggggaattaaacatatattgtgaattaattacagcgaattataatcaattacatatatgattagttctggtttaataattatttagagaaaccgTCGGTTTGTCCAGCAAACCTTTAGCTCCTCACAGAATTATCGAAAGGAAGATTTTTCTCTGGCCACGAGAAAGACTTCCTATTCTAGCATCCAAACGTAAAGCAAGGATAGGAtcgaaacgttaaagtgacctggGTTTTGTTGAAATgagcaaaaagaaaaatcaagcaTGAATAAggtgtttaatatatgcaaactacgaatacagaggttatacggCTATACACAGGATATacacatacaggtgctggtcatataattagaatatcatcaaaaagttgatttatttcactaattccattcaaaaagtgattATACACAGACtgatgtatttcaaatgtttatttcttttaattttgatgattataactgacaactaaggaaaatcccaaattcagtatctcagaaaattagaatattacttaagaccaatacaaagaaaggatttttagaaatcttggccaactgaaaaatatgaacatgaaaagtatgagcatgtacagcactcaataattagttggggctcctttttcctgaattactgcagcaatgcggcgtggcatggagtcgatgtctgtggcactgctcaggtgttatgagagcccaggttgctctgatagtggccttcagctcttctgcattgttgggcctggcatatcgcatcttcctcttcacaatactgcatagattttctatggggttaaggtcaggcgagtttgctggccaattaagaacagggataccatggtccttaaaccaggtacaggtagctttggcactgtgtgcaggtgccaagtcctgttggaaaatgaaatctgcatctccataaagttggtcagcagcaggaagcatgaagtgctctaaaacttcctggtatacagctgcgttgaccttggacctcagaaaacacagtggaccaacaccagcagatgacatggcactccaaaccatcact from Chanodichthys erythropterus isolate Z2021 chromosome 8, ASM2448905v1, whole genome shotgun sequence encodes:
- the LOC137024894 gene encoding tripartite motif-containing protein 16-like produces the protein MAEARISQDEFMCPVCLDLLKDPVAIPCGHSYCKICITGCWDQEDQTGVYSCPQCRQTFSPRPALAKNTILAEMVEKLKKIKLPADCYSEEVQCDVCIGRKHKAVKSCLVCLNSYCQNHLEQHETFFKGKRHNLTEATGRLQEMICPKHDKILEVFCCTDQKCICVLCMMDEHKNHDTVSAAAQRTEKQHQLKETQRWFQQRIQQREKDLQQLREAVESHKRSAQTAVEDSERIFTELIRSIERSHSEATQRIRDQEKTAVSRAEGRLERLEQEINDLRRRDAELEQLSHTQDHIHFLQSFQSLSAPPESTDVNDDPFSSLSSFDVVRESVLQLRDKLEDFCKEELKKISDRVTFTNIVPRTRNDFLQYSHQLNLDLNTVNKFLRLSEKNRVITVTDTVQPYPDHPDRFDVFQVLCRESVCGCCYWEIEWSGRCVHVSVSYKSIRRKGSSDECWFGRNDQSWSLYFSSSSYSFIHNDIETKLPVKSISRRIGMYVDHSAGTLSFYSVSGDTMSLIHTVKTTFTQPLYPGFIVSPGSSVKV